Below is a genomic region from bacterium.
AGGGTGATTCTGACGTCGCGAAAAAGCTCGCCACCTTTCTGACCGACTGGGGACTGGACCCGGAAGTCGTTCACGACGGTGGCGAAGCCCTGCTGCGCCTGTTCCGCAACCGTCCCAAATTGGCGGTTCTGGGCGGTCACTTGCCGGGCGTTTCTTCGGTCGTCCTGGCCGAGGTGTTGCGTCGCAGTGCAGACCTGCAGGACATGACTCTGATTCGTGTTGCACCGATGGACGAGCCTGCAGGTGCACCCGAGTTCGACGCGAACCACACTCTGGAGCCAGGTGATCTGCCGGACGGCCTCGCTGCCCTGCTCGAGACTCATGGGCTTGGAGCCAGGCCGACACCAGAACCCGAACTCGAACGGCCGGTGGCTCCCGCACCCGAGCCGCCCTCCGAGCCCGTTGCCGTAGCCCCGACTCCGGCCCCAGAAACACCTGCTGTATCTGAAAAGAGCAGTCCGGGTCAGCAGGCTCCGATGCCCGGCTCCCCGACGGCTCCCGAAGCGGAAGCGAAACCGAGACGACGTCGTCGCCCGCCGCCGCTTTCTGACGATCCCGAGATCGCGGCGGCGGAACGGCTGGCTCGGATCGCAGTTTCGGACGTGATCCTCTACAACGAGGAGAAGTTCGCGGACGCCGTGAAGCAGGGAAACGTCGCCGACAGCATGGCCGCCGATATTCAGGAAGCGCGCCACCATTTCAACCAGCGCATTCCCGAAGAAGTCCGGTCCAAGAAGGACTATCTGATCGAAGAGCTGGAACGCCGCGCGTCGATCGCCGCAAGCGCGTAACCGCCTCCAGGCCCGGTCCCTCGGAGCCTGGCGCGCTGCCAGCCCGGAGTGGCTATACTTCGCGCCGTGAGCATCGTGATCGTCGGGGGTGGAGAAATCGGCGCTACTCTCGCAGAGCATCTGTCTCGCGAGAGCAAGGACGTCATCGTGATCGAGGCCGATGAGGCTCGCGTCCGCGAGCTTCGCGATGCCGCCGATGTGAGCGTCGTACACGGCAACGGCTCCAATCCCGAAGTCCTCAAGGCGGCCGGTCTCGACGAGGCCGAGATGCTGATTGCCGTAACCAACTCCGACGAGGTGAACATCGTCGCCAGTCTGGTTGCCACCAAGCAGAGTGTCATTCGCACGAATATCGCGCGCGTGCGCGATCCGGACCTGGCGGCGGCGGTACCCGCCTTGTTCGAAGACGATCCACTCGATCTGAATATCAATCCCGAAGAGGTGGCGGCCCGCAACATCCTCAAGACGCTGCGTGTTCCCGGAGCAGCCGGTGTCTTCGACTTCGCGGACGGCCGCGTGCAGGTCGGGGCCTTCACCGTCGATCAAGACTGCGCCACCGTCGGCGTGCCGTTGTTCGAACTCGCGAACAAGTTCGATTTCGATTTCAATATCGTCGCGATCTCGCGTCGCGGTCCAGCGTTCATTCCCGACGGTCGCTCTCAGATCGAAATTGGCGACAAGATCTACGCGGCGGGTTCACCCGAAGCCCTCAGCGAACTGGCGTCTCTACTGGGAAAGCCCAATGTAGACACGCGCCGTATCGTGATCGCCGGTGGCGGGAACATCACCTATCACCTGGCGCAGATGCTCGAGGACGAGGAAATCTCCTGCAAGATCATCGAAGCCGATGCCGGCCGGTGCAAGTACCTGGCTGAACGCCTGGGTCGCAGCGTGATCCTGCACGGCGCCGCGACGGATCCCGATCTGCTGCGCGAGGAAAACGTCGGTAGCACCGACGCTTTTCTCGCGTTTACGAAGGACGAAGAAGACAACATCCTGGCCGCGCTACTCGCCAAGCGGGCCGGAGCGGCCCGCGTGATGGCGTTGGTCAATAAACCTTCCTATGCGTCGCTCGTCATGACCATCGGAGTGGATGCGGTGATCAGTCCGAACGCCGCAGCGGTCTCCGCCATCTTGCACTTCATTCGCAAGGGTAAAGTGGTGTCGGTTACGACCGTGGGCGAGGAGGCGGCCGAGGCGCTCGAGGTCGTCGCTCTCGAGACATCGGAACTGGTCGGCAAGCCGCTGAAAGAAGGCGGCTTCAAGAACGCGATCGTCGGCGCGATCGTGCGCGGCGACGAAGTACACATCCCTTCGGGCGAGGACATCATCGAAGTGGGGGATCACGTCGTGATCTTCGCGCTCAAGAGCGCGATTCCCGACGTGGAACGGCTCATGATGGTTCAGTTGCGGTACTTTTGATGCTTGCGCTCATGCACCAGGATTCCTTCAAACGCGCCATTGCGGCCCTGCTTCTCTCGTGTGTCTGTTTCGCCTGCGGATACCGCGTGATCGACGGTCGAGGTGGGCTGGGGGTCGACTTCGATCGCATCGAGATCCGGGCATTCGAAAATCGCACGTCCGAGCCGGGTCTGGAACAGATGCTGGCTTCGGCTTTGACCGAGGAGTTTGCGCGGCGCGACTGGTTGACGCCCGTCTACTCCAAAGGGGCCGCACCCGGCGACCTGATCCTTGTTGGTGTCGTGCAGCGCGTCCACGTGCGACCGAGTTCGTATTCGTCGGTGGCACTTGCACTCGAGGATCGAATCGAAATCAGCGTCGACGTCGAGGTCCGGCAAGCCGGTTCCGGCGATCTGGTCTGGGAACATCCGGATCTGAATGTGAGTGAACTGTTCCAATCGAGCCCCGAACCGCAGGTGTACGAGTCCAACAAGGAGCAGGCCATGCGACGCGTGTCAGCCCTGCTCTCGGAGAGAATTCACGATGAGCTCTTCCAGCGCTTCTGAGACGGCCCACCCCCCTGTCGTGCTGGTAACGGGAGATTCGAACACGTTGCGGGATGCGGCGATCGCCGAATTGCGCGAACAGGTGATCGGCGAGGGACCCCGCGACTTCAACGAGGACCGCTTCGATCTCGCGGGCCCAAAGGTCGATCCCGGGAGCGTCATTTCCGTGGCGCGCACGCATCCGGTCATGGCCCCCGGGCGCCTGTTGATCGTGCGCGGGCTCGGCGCAAAGAAAGCTGCGAAATTCATCGAGCAGGCCCTGATTCCGTATCTGGAAGATCCGGTGGGCACCACCTGTCTGATCCTGGAAGCTGAAAAACTCGACAAGCGCCTGAAGTGGGTCAAGCGGGTGGCCAAGCTCGGAAAACTGCTCGATTGCGCCGGCCCCAAGCGCCCCGCCGAGGCCAAACAGTTCGTCGAAAGGCGCCTCAAGACGCTGGGCAAGAAGCCCGGACAGGGTACGGCCTCCGCCCTCGTGGAACTGGTCGGTCCCGACCTCGATCGACTCCATATGGAGATCGAGAAGCTCGTGCTGTACCTCGGCGATCGACAGGAGGCCGGTGCGGATGATGTCGCCGAGGTGACCGGCCACCTGCGGCCCACGGCCCTCTACGAGCTCACAGACGCGATCGGGCGCCGCAAGCTTGCCGAGGCGCTGAAGATCTTACGCCAGCTCACAGAGCACGGTGAGGCGCCGCTGGCGATTCTGGGAGCGCTGGCGAATCACTTTCGACGCCTCCTGAGAGCCCGGGAGTGCCGGCCTCTGGAAGCCCGCGAAGTCGAGGCCCGTCTCTCCGTTCACCCCTACGCGGCGCGTATGCTGGTGGAGCAGGCGCGAGGCTTCGATTTGAGGCGCTTGCGCGTCTGTCTGGAAGCCGTGCGGCGCACGGATGAAGCTCTCAAAGGTCGCCTGCCGCTGACGCCGGGACTGGCGATCGAACGGCTGGTTCTGGCCGTCTGCTCGTGAAATCACGGCCGCGTCCAGCCGTTCTCCGGGAAGGCCAGAAGGACGGGGTGGACTCTCTCCGCAGTCAGCTAGACGAGCTTGCTGAGCCGGGAAACGGTGCGAGAGGTCGTTCTGGGGTGAAAAACGCCCTTGGTCGTGGCTCTGCGCAGCAAGCGTTCGGCCTGCTGGAAGAGTTCGGCCCGATCGGGCGAATCGTCCGCTGCCGCCTGGCGGAGTTTACGGACTGCGCCGCGGACGGTGGCCCGGATATGGTTGTTCCGGTCCGCCCTCTTGAGCGACTGACGATGACGTTTTGCTGCGGATTTGTGATTTGCCATGGGTAACTACGAGCCGAGCGGTAGATACCCCGATGAGAGCGGCGTGTCAACGGCCACGGGCGAAGAGGTCGCCCGTTCGGCCGGTGTGGTGGGGGCGGCGACCCTGGCCAGCCGCGTTCTGGGACTGGTTCGCGACGTCGTTCTGGCCAGCCTTTTCGCCGTCGCTTCGACCGATGCCTTCTTCGTCGCCTTCATGATTCCCAATCTCTTCCGCCGGCTGGTGGGCGAGGGTTCTCTCACGATCAGCTTCGTGCCGGTCTTTACCGGCTCGCTTCGCGAGGGGCGCGAGGAAGCGCGTCGGGTCTTCAATGCCACCTGGACTCTGGCCGCGATCGCCGGGCTGGTCATTGCGGTTCTGGGCGTGCTGTTCTCGGATCAGCTGATCAGCCTGTTTGCACCCGGCTTCGCACTCGAACCCGGCAAGCACGATCTGGCCGTGCAACTGCTCCAGTTGTGCTTTCCGTACATTGCCATGCTGACGCTCGTGGCCATCGCCATGGGCGCTCTCAACGCGCTGGGGCACTTCTTTACACCGGCGATCTCGCCGGTACTGCTCAACGTCTGCCTGGTTGCTGGAGCCGCTCTCGGTGTGGCCTGGTTCGACACGCCGATCCTGGTGCTCGGCTACGCGGTTATCGTCGCGGGTGTGTTGCAGGTCGCGGTCCAGATTCCAGCGCTCGCGCGTCGAGGCTTGACACCGAAACCAGTCATGGCGCCCGGCCATCCGGCGATCCGGCGACTGGGCGGGTTGATGCTCCCGGCCGCGCTCGGGGCTTCGGTCTATCAGTTGAATCTGCTGGTCTCTCGCTTCCTGGCTTCCTTTCAAGGAGACGGAGCCGTCTCGTATCTGTACTACGCGAATCGCTTGATCGAGTTCCCGTTGGGTGTCTTTATTTTCGCGCTGGGGATGGTCGGGCTCACCCGCTTCGCGCACCTGGCGAAGTCCGCGGACCGCGCGCTGTTGCGTCAGACGTTCTGCTCCACACTGGGCATGGCACTGGCTCTCGCTCTGCCGTCCGCGATCGGGTTGATCCTCCTGCGCGAACTCTTGATCTCGCAACTCTTCGCCTGGAATCCCTCCGTATTCGGAGCTGAAGCCGTTCGTTCGTGTACTCCGGTCCTGGCGCTGGCAGCTCTGGGTCTGGTGCCGATTGCGGTCTCTCGCATCTACGTGAACCTGTGTGTTGCCCACGAGAACACGAAGACCGGGGCGCGCGCAGCGCTGCTCAGCCTCGTCGTGAATTTCTTTGCCTCGCTGGCGTTGATCGGTCCGCTGCCGCTGGCCAGCTTGCCGGAGCCGTGGATCGGCTGGCAGCACGCGATCGTGGTCGCCGATCTGGGGTATTCCGGTCTGGCTCTCGCAGCGTCGATCGCGGCCCTCGTGAACATGTTCTACGTGATTGTCGCCACC
It encodes:
- the trkA gene encoding Trk system potassium transporter TrkA, yielding MSIVIVGGGEIGATLAEHLSRESKDVIVIEADEARVRELRDAADVSVVHGNGSNPEVLKAAGLDEAEMLIAVTNSDEVNIVASLVATKQSVIRTNIARVRDPDLAAAVPALFEDDPLDLNINPEEVAARNILKTLRVPGAAGVFDFADGRVQVGAFTVDQDCATVGVPLFELANKFDFDFNIVAISRRGPAFIPDGRSQIEIGDKIYAAGSPEALSELASLLGKPNVDTRRIVIAGGGNITYHLAQMLEDEEISCKIIEADAGRCKYLAERLGRSVILHGAATDPDLLREENVGSTDAFLAFTKDEEDNILAALLAKRAGAARVMALVNKPSYASLVMTIGVDAVISPNAAAVSAILHFIRKGKVVSVTTVGEEAAEALEVVALETSELVGKPLKEGGFKNAIVGAIVRGDEVHIPSGEDIIEVGDHVVIFALKSAIPDVERLMMVQLRYF
- the holA gene encoding DNA polymerase III subunit delta — its product is MSSSSASETAHPPVVLVTGDSNTLRDAAIAELREQVIGEGPRDFNEDRFDLAGPKVDPGSVISVARTHPVMAPGRLLIVRGLGAKKAAKFIEQALIPYLEDPVGTTCLILEAEKLDKRLKWVKRVAKLGKLLDCAGPKRPAEAKQFVERRLKTLGKKPGQGTASALVELVGPDLDRLHMEIEKLVLYLGDRQEAGADDVAEVTGHLRPTALYELTDAIGRRKLAEALKILRQLTEHGEAPLAILGALANHFRRLLRARECRPLEAREVEARLSVHPYAARMLVEQARGFDLRRLRVCLEAVRRTDEALKGRLPLTPGLAIERLVLAVCS
- the rpsT gene encoding 30S ribosomal protein S20: MANHKSAAKRHRQSLKRADRNNHIRATVRGAVRKLRQAAADDSPDRAELFQQAERLLRRATTKGVFHPRTTSRTVSRLSKLV
- the murJ gene encoding murein biosynthesis integral membrane protein MurJ yields the protein MGNYEPSGRYPDESGVSTATGEEVARSAGVVGAATLASRVLGLVRDVVLASLFAVASTDAFFVAFMIPNLFRRLVGEGSLTISFVPVFTGSLREGREEARRVFNATWTLAAIAGLVIAVLGVLFSDQLISLFAPGFALEPGKHDLAVQLLQLCFPYIAMLTLVAIAMGALNALGHFFTPAISPVLLNVCLVAGAALGVAWFDTPILVLGYAVIVAGVLQVAVQIPALARRGLTPKPVMAPGHPAIRRLGGLMLPAALGASVYQLNLLVSRFLASFQGDGAVSYLYYANRLIEFPLGVFIFALGMVGLTRFAHLAKSADRALLRQTFCSTLGMALALALPSAIGLILLRELLISQLFAWNPSVFGAEAVRSCTPVLALAALGLVPIAVSRIYVNLCVAHENTKTGARAALLSLVVNFFASLALIGPLPLASLPEPWIGWQHAIVVADLGYSGLALAASIAALVNMFYVIVATRSRYGALVDARQVFDWLRLVVASSFMALAIWMLTQRIPVDTQTASLSGVLFLFTSVAFGAGIYLLSLFVLRAPELRALLAIVRRRTSST